Proteins encoded together in one Synechococcus sp. BL107 window:
- a CDS encoding BolA/IbaG family iron-sulfur metabolism protein has product MVQPSAVESAIQRAIPDATVTVEDLTGGGDHLQVSVVSSAFSGLTRIRQHQMVYGALQQELASEAIHALALSTSVPS; this is encoded by the coding sequence ATGGTGCAGCCGTCCGCGGTCGAATCTGCAATCCAACGTGCCATTCCTGATGCAACGGTGACCGTTGAAGATCTCACTGGCGGTGGAGACCATCTTCAAGTGAGTGTGGTGTCTTCCGCATTCAGTGGCCTAACGCGGATCCGGCAACACCAAATGGTGTATGGAGCCCTTCAACAGGAGCTCGCCAGTGAGGCCATTCATGCTTTGGCACTCAGCACATCCGTCCCTTCCTAA